Proteins from one Meriones unguiculatus strain TT.TT164.6M chromosome 10, Bangor_MerUng_6.1, whole genome shotgun sequence genomic window:
- the Rhoc gene encoding rho-related GTP-binding protein RhoC: MAAIRKKLVIVGDGACGKTCLLIVFSKDQFPEVYVPTVFENYIADIEVDGKQVELALWDTAGQEDYDRLRPLSYPDTDVILMCFSIDSPDSLENIPEKWTPEVKHFCPNVPIILVGNKKDLRQDEHTRRELAKMKQEPVRSEEGRDMANRISAFGYLECSAKTKEGVREVFEMATRAGLQVRKNKRRRGCPIL, from the exons ATGGCCGCAATCCGAAAGAAGCTCGTGATCGTGGGCGATGGTGCCTGTGGGAAGACCTGCCTGCTCATTGTCTTCAGCAAGGATCAGTTCCCAGAGGTCTACGTCCCCACTGTCTTTGAGAACTACATCGCAGACATCGAGGTGGATGGCAAGCAG GTGGAGCTGGCTCTGTGGGACACAGCAGGACAAGAAGACTACGATCGCCTGCGGCCTCTCTCCTACCCAGACACCGACGTCATCCTCATGTGTTTCTCCATTGACAGTCCTGACAGCCTTG AAAACATTCCTGAAAAGTGGACCCCGGAGGTGAAGCACTTTTGTCCCAATGTGCCCATCATCCTAGTGGGGAATAAAAAGGACCTGAGGCAAGATGAGCATACCAGGAGAGAGCTGGCCAAGATGAAACAG GAGCCTGTTCGATCTGAGGAAGGCCGGGACATGGCAAACAGGATCAGTGCCTTCGGCTACCTTGAGTGCTCAGCCAAGACTAAGGAAGGGGTGCGGGAGGTATTTGAGATGGCCACTCGGGCTGGTCTACAGGTCCGCAAGAATAAGCGCCGGAGGGGCTGTCCCATTCTCTGA
- the Ppm1j gene encoding protein phosphatase 1J isoform X1 has translation MLNRVRSAVAHLVSSSGTQSQRPKSPDLPNTTSAPSSAPETPRSPPARSGREAGAPPKTAETRASFSRPTFLQLSPGGLRRADDHAGRAVQSPPETGRRLPWSTGYAEVINAGKSRHNEDQACCEVVYVESRRSVPGANQGLCFYYWGLFDGHAGGGAAEMASRLLHRHIREQLKDIVEILQDRSPPPLCLPSTPGTPGFSDHSHLVSPQSCWSPQKEVTHDSLVIGAIESAFQLMDEQMAQERHGHQVEGGCCALVVVYLLGKMYVANAGDSRAIIIRNGEIIPMSREFTPETERQRLQLLGFLKPELLGSEFTHLEFPRRVQPKELGQRMLYRDQNMTGWAYKKIELEDLRFPLVCGEGKKARVMATIGVTRGLGDHNLKVCSSTLPIKPFLSCFPEVRVYDLTQYEHCPDDVLVLGTDGLWDVTNDSEVAATVDRVLSVYEPNDPSRYTALAQTLVLGARGIPRDRGWRLPNNKLGSGDDISVFVIPLGGPGSSYS, from the exons ATGCTAAACCGGGTCCGCTCGGCCGTGGCGCACCTGGTGAGCTCGAGTGGCACTCAGTCCCAGCGCCCCAAGTCCCCAGATCTGCCCAACACGACCTCAGCGCCGTCCTCTGCCCCAGAAACGCCTAGGAGCCCCCCGGCGAGGTCTGGGAGGGAGGCCGGCGCGCCTCCGAAGACCGCGGAGACTCGGGCGAGCTTCTCCCGACCTACCTTCCTGCAGCTGAGCCCCGGGGGACTGCGACGCGCTGACGACCACGCAGGCCGGGCTGTGCAAAGCCCCCCCGAAACCGGTCGCCGTCTGCCCTGGAGTACAGGCTATGCCGA GGTCATCAATGCTGGCAAGAGCAGGCACAATGAGGACCAGGCTTGCTGCGAGGTCGTTTATGTGGAAAGCCGAAGGAGTGTTCCAGGGGCTAACCAG GGACTCTGCTTCTACTACTGGGGCCTGTTTGATGGACACGCTGGTGGTGGAGCAGCTGAAATGGCCTCCCGCCTCCTGCATCGCCACATCCGGGAGCAGCTAAAGGATATAGTAGAAATCCTTCAGGATCGCTCGCCACCTCCCCTGTGCCTCCCGTCCACCCCGGGGACCCCAGGTTTCTCTGACCACTCACACTTGGTTAGCCCTCAGTCCTGCTGGTCTCCACAGAAGGAAGTGACACATGACAGCTTGGTAATAGGGGCTATTGAGAGCGCCTTCCAGCTCATG GATGAGCAGATGGCTCAGGAGCGGCACGGCCACCAAGTGGAAGGGGGCTGCTGCGCACTGGTCGTGGTCTACCTGCTAGGCAAGATGTATGTGGCCAATGCGGGTGACAGCAG GGCCATCATTATCAGGAATGGTGAAATCATTCCGATGTCTCGGGAGTTCACACCGGAGACTGAGCGCCAGCGTCTTCAGCTGCTT GGCTTCTTGAAACCAGAACTGCTAGGAAGTGAGTTCACCCACCTTGAGTTCCCCCGAAGAGTCCAGCCCAAGGAGCTGGGGCAGAGGATGCTGTACAGGGACCAGAATATGACTGGCTG GGCCTACAAAAAGATTGAGCTGGAAGATCTCAGGTTCCCTCTGGTCTGCGGAGAGGGCAAAAAG GCCCGGGTAATGGCCACCATTGGCGTGACCCGAGGCTTGGGAGACCACAACCTCAAGGTCTGCAGTTCCACTCTGCCCATCAAgcctttcctctcctgcttccccgAG GTACGTGTGTATGACCTGACACAGTATGAGCACTGTCCAGATGATGTGCTGGTCCTGGGAACAGATGGCTTGTGGGATGTGACCAATGACAGTGAGGTAGCTGCCACTGTGGACAGGGTGCTGTCAGTCTATGAGCCCAATGATCCCAGCAG GTATACAGCTCTGGCCCAAACTCTGGTCTTGGGGGCCCGGGGCATCCCCCGGGACCGTGGCTGGCGTCTCCCAAACAACAAGCTGGGTTCCGGGGATGACATCTCGGTCTTCGTCATCCCCCTGGGAGGGCCAGGCAGCAGTTACTCCTGA
- the Ppm1j gene encoding protein phosphatase 1J isoform X2 — protein sequence MLNRVRSAVAHLVSSSGTQSQRPKSPDLPNTTSAPSSAPETPRSPPARSGREAGAPPKTAETRASFSRPTFLQLSPGGLRRADDHAGRAVQSPPETGRRLPWSTGYAEVINAGKSRHNEDQACCEVVYVESRRSVPGANQGLCFYYWGLFDGHAGGGAAEMASRLLHRHIREQLKDIVEILQDRSPPPLCLPSTPGTPGFSDHSHLVSPQSCWSPQKEVTHDSLVIGAIESAFQLMDEQMAQERHGHQVEGGCCALVVVYLLGKMYVANAGDSRAIIIRNGEIIPMSREFTPETERQRLQLLGFLKPELLGSEFTHLEFPRRVQPKELGQRMLYRDQNMTGWAYKKIELEDLRFPLVCGEGKKARVMATIGVTRGLGDHNLKVCSSTLPIKPFLSCFPEVYSSGPNSGLGGPGHPPGPWLASPKQQAGFRG from the exons ATGCTAAACCGGGTCCGCTCGGCCGTGGCGCACCTGGTGAGCTCGAGTGGCACTCAGTCCCAGCGCCCCAAGTCCCCAGATCTGCCCAACACGACCTCAGCGCCGTCCTCTGCCCCAGAAACGCCTAGGAGCCCCCCGGCGAGGTCTGGGAGGGAGGCCGGCGCGCCTCCGAAGACCGCGGAGACTCGGGCGAGCTTCTCCCGACCTACCTTCCTGCAGCTGAGCCCCGGGGGACTGCGACGCGCTGACGACCACGCAGGCCGGGCTGTGCAAAGCCCCCCCGAAACCGGTCGCCGTCTGCCCTGGAGTACAGGCTATGCCGA GGTCATCAATGCTGGCAAGAGCAGGCACAATGAGGACCAGGCTTGCTGCGAGGTCGTTTATGTGGAAAGCCGAAGGAGTGTTCCAGGGGCTAACCAG GGACTCTGCTTCTACTACTGGGGCCTGTTTGATGGACACGCTGGTGGTGGAGCAGCTGAAATGGCCTCCCGCCTCCTGCATCGCCACATCCGGGAGCAGCTAAAGGATATAGTAGAAATCCTTCAGGATCGCTCGCCACCTCCCCTGTGCCTCCCGTCCACCCCGGGGACCCCAGGTTTCTCTGACCACTCACACTTGGTTAGCCCTCAGTCCTGCTGGTCTCCACAGAAGGAAGTGACACATGACAGCTTGGTAATAGGGGCTATTGAGAGCGCCTTCCAGCTCATG GATGAGCAGATGGCTCAGGAGCGGCACGGCCACCAAGTGGAAGGGGGCTGCTGCGCACTGGTCGTGGTCTACCTGCTAGGCAAGATGTATGTGGCCAATGCGGGTGACAGCAG GGCCATCATTATCAGGAATGGTGAAATCATTCCGATGTCTCGGGAGTTCACACCGGAGACTGAGCGCCAGCGTCTTCAGCTGCTT GGCTTCTTGAAACCAGAACTGCTAGGAAGTGAGTTCACCCACCTTGAGTTCCCCCGAAGAGTCCAGCCCAAGGAGCTGGGGCAGAGGATGCTGTACAGGGACCAGAATATGACTGGCTG GGCCTACAAAAAGATTGAGCTGGAAGATCTCAGGTTCCCTCTGGTCTGCGGAGAGGGCAAAAAG GCCCGGGTAATGGCCACCATTGGCGTGACCCGAGGCTTGGGAGACCACAACCTCAAGGTCTGCAGTTCCACTCTGCCCATCAAgcctttcctctcctgcttccccgAG GTATACAGCTCTGGCCCAAACTCTGGTCTTGGGGGCCCGGGGCATCCCCCGGGACCGTGGCTGGCGTCTCCCAAACAACAAGCTGGGTTCCGGGGATGA